A single region of the Bacteroides luhongzhouii genome encodes:
- the pbpC gene encoding penicillin-binding protein 1C: MNPIKFFKRLSVTKKVMTISIALLMIGYIFCLPQQLFHVPYSTVVTDRNEELLGARIASDGQWRFPPRKTTPEKIKQCLITFEDKHFYHHWGVNPLATGRALYQNLKNKRVVSGGSTLTMQTIRLARNKPRTLGEKVVEMIWATRLEFRASKEEILSMYVSHAPFGGNVVGLDAAAWRYFGHAAEDLSWAESAMLAVLPNAPAMIHLSKGRKTLLSKRDRLLKQLLEEEIIDASTYELAVSEPLPDEPHPLPQIAPHLVSRFYQERNGLYTRSTIDRGIQTHIESLAERWSNEFNRSDIRNLAILVIDIPTNQVVAYCGNVHFDHKQGGSQVDIIQAPRSTGSILKPFLYNAMLQEGSLLPKMLLPDVPVNINGFTPQNFSMQFEGAVPASEALARSLNIPAVTMLQRYGVPKFHHLLQQMGFKTINRAASHYGLSLILGGAEATLWDVTNAYAQMGRSLSNNSVSPNVSQRKGAQILLETEGIEQTSSNAEQINRNHKSNHNEQEKREQSNSSPLSIEEGSEETGSAKAGAAWLTLSALTEVNRPEEIDWKSIPSMQTIAWKTGTSYGFRDAWAVGVTPRYAVGVWVGNATGEGKPGLVGAQTAGPVLFDIFSYLPSSPWFERPTGVFVDAEICRQSGHLKGRFCEETDTVLILPAGLRTEACPYHHLVTLSADENHRIYENCANTEPTIQKSWFALPPVWEWYYKQHHPEYKPLPPFKAGCGEDAFQSMQFIYPPMNAHIKLPKQLDGSKGFITVELAHSNPNAIIFWHLDDTYQTQTQDFHKISLQPAPGKHSLTAVDGEGNTVSTTFFIE, encoded by the coding sequence ATGAATCCTATAAAATTCTTCAAACGATTATCTGTCACTAAGAAAGTAATGACAATAAGCATTGCTCTTTTGATGATAGGGTATATCTTTTGCCTTCCCCAGCAACTGTTTCATGTACCCTACTCCACCGTTGTGACTGATCGAAATGAAGAATTATTGGGAGCACGCATCGCCTCGGACGGTCAATGGCGGTTTCCTCCCCGAAAGACAACACCCGAAAAAATCAAGCAATGCCTCATTACCTTTGAAGACAAACATTTTTATCACCACTGGGGAGTTAATCCGTTAGCTACCGGAAGGGCGCTCTACCAAAATTTAAAGAACAAACGTGTCGTAAGCGGAGGCAGCACCCTTACCATGCAAACCATCCGTCTCGCCCGGAACAAACCCAGAACACTCGGAGAGAAAGTCGTTGAAATGATATGGGCTACCCGTCTGGAATTTCGGGCTTCCAAAGAAGAAATCTTATCCATGTATGTCTCTCATGCACCATTCGGAGGAAATGTTGTAGGATTGGATGCTGCTGCCTGGCGTTACTTCGGTCATGCTGCCGAAGATTTATCATGGGCGGAATCGGCTATGCTGGCTGTCCTGCCCAATGCCCCTGCCATGATTCATCTATCCAAAGGACGGAAGACACTGCTTTCCAAACGCGACCGTTTATTAAAGCAACTTCTTGAAGAAGAGATTATCGATGCGTCTACCTACGAATTAGCTGTCAGCGAACCGTTACCCGACGAGCCACACCCGCTTCCTCAAATAGCTCCCCACCTAGTCAGTCGTTTCTATCAGGAAAGAAACGGGCTATATACCCGTTCAACTATTGACAGAGGGATACAAACCCACATAGAAAGTTTGGCAGAACGGTGGAGCAATGAGTTTAATCGAAGTGATATCCGCAACCTGGCAATTTTAGTTATCGACATTCCCACCAATCAAGTGGTAGCATACTGCGGAAATGTACATTTCGACCATAAACAAGGAGGAAGCCAGGTAGATATAATCCAAGCTCCCAGAAGTACAGGCAGTATTTTAAAGCCCTTTCTCTACAATGCCATGTTACAGGAAGGAAGTTTATTGCCGAAAATGCTGTTGCCGGATGTACCGGTTAATATCAACGGCTTTACTCCTCAAAACTTCAGTATGCAGTTTGAAGGAGCCGTCCCCGCTTCCGAAGCCCTTGCACGTTCATTGAATATTCCGGCTGTAACCATGTTACAAAGATATGGAGTACCCAAGTTTCACCATTTGTTGCAACAGATGGGATTCAAGACTATCAATCGGGCAGCATCCCATTATGGTTTGTCACTGATTTTAGGAGGTGCAGAAGCAACATTATGGGATGTAACGAATGCCTACGCGCAAATGGGACGGAGCCTTTCCAACAACAGTGTTTCTCCGAATGTCTCTCAAAGAAAGGGGGCACAGATACTGCTGGAAACAGAAGGCATAGAGCAAACAAGTAGCAATGCAGAGCAAATAAATCGTAATCATAAAAGCAATCATAACGAGCAGGAAAAACGAGAACAAAGTAACTCCAGTCCTCTCTCTATAGAAGAGGGTTCGGAAGAGACTGGTTCGGCTAAAGCAGGAGCAGCCTGGCTCACCCTCTCCGCCTTAACAGAAGTCAACCGCCCCGAAGAGATTGACTGGAAATCAATTCCATCCATGCAGACCATCGCATGGAAAACCGGAACCAGCTACGGATTCCGTGATGCATGGGCAGTGGGTGTGACTCCGCGTTATGCAGTAGGCGTATGGGTAGGCAATGCAACCGGAGAAGGAAAGCCCGGATTGGTCGGTGCACAAACAGCCGGCCCCGTATTATTCGACATATTCAGCTATCTCCCTTCTTCACCATGGTTCGAGCGTCCCACAGGCGTTTTCGTTGATGCAGAAATATGCCGCCAGTCCGGTCATCTGAAAGGACGTTTCTGTGAAGAAACTGATACCGTATTAATTCTTCCCGCCGGATTAAGGACGGAGGCTTGTCCTTACCACCATCTCGTCACACTATCCGCTGACGAAAACCACCGCATCTATGAAAACTGTGCAAATACGGAGCCTACCATTCAGAAATCATGGTTTGCCCTGCCACCCGTATGGGAGTGGTACTATAAGCAACACCATCCGGAATATAAACCACTGCCACCTTTCAAAGCCGGTTGTGGAGAAGATGCTTTCCAATCCATGCAGTTCATCTACCCTCCGATGAACGCCCATATCAAGTTGCCCAAACAATTGGACGGCAGTAAAGGGTTTATCACAGTCGAACTAGCACATAGCAATCCCAATGCGATTATTTTCTGGCATCTTGACGACACTTATCAGACACAAACACAGGATTTCCACAAAATTTCCCTGCAACCCGCTCCCGGCAAACATTCCCTGACGGCAGTAGATGGAGAGGGTAACACAGTTTCCACTACTTTCTTCATCGAATAA
- a CDS encoding MFS transporter — translation MKQPLKENGGLPASILWTLAIVAGVSVANIYYIQPLLNMIRHELGISEFRTNLIAMVTQIGYAAGLLFITPLGDLYQRKKIILVNFIVLIFSLLTIALTRSFHLILIASFLTGVCSMIPQIFIPIAAQFSRPEHKGRNVGIVLSGLLTGILASRVVSGFIGELIGWREMYHIAAGMMFICAIVVLKVLPDIQTNFQGKYSDLMKSLLALVKEYPQLRIYSIRAALNFGSLLAMWSCLAFKMGQAPFFANSDVIGMLGLCGVAGALTASFVGRYVKRVGVRRFNFIGCGLILFAWLLFFVGENTFVGIIAGIIIIDIGMQCIQLSNQTSIFELNPRASNRINTVFMTTYFIGGSMGTFLAGSFWQLYGWHGVISIGVVLTGISLLITIFYKK, via the coding sequence ATGAAACAGCCATTAAAAGAAAACGGAGGACTACCGGCATCCATCCTCTGGACACTTGCTATTGTGGCAGGTGTCTCGGTAGCCAACATCTATTATATCCAACCACTGCTAAATATGATACGCCATGAACTTGGCATATCAGAGTTCAGAACTAACCTGATTGCCATGGTCACACAAATAGGCTATGCGGCAGGACTGTTGTTCATCACCCCTTTAGGCGACTTATATCAACGAAAGAAAATCATCCTTGTCAATTTCATCGTCCTGATATTCTCCCTGTTGACGATTGCCCTGACACGCAGTTTCCATCTGATACTCATCGCTTCATTCCTCACAGGAGTCTGTTCCATGATTCCACAGATATTCATTCCCATAGCCGCCCAGTTTTCCCGTCCGGAACACAAAGGCAGAAACGTAGGAATTGTCTTATCAGGACTATTGACCGGTATTCTGGCTTCACGTGTCGTCAGCGGATTTATCGGTGAACTGATTGGCTGGCGGGAAATGTATCACATCGCTGCAGGCATGATGTTTATCTGCGCGATTGTTGTATTAAAAGTCCTTCCTGATATTCAAACCAACTTCCAGGGAAAATATAGCGACCTGATGAAATCTCTGTTAGCCTTAGTGAAAGAATATCCGCAACTACGCATTTATTCGATTCGGGCGGCACTGAATTTCGGTTCTCTCCTCGCCATGTGGTCCTGTCTGGCTTTTAAAATGGGACAAGCTCCATTCTTCGCCAACAGCGACGTAATCGGTATGCTGGGACTCTGCGGAGTGGCAGGAGCACTGACTGCTTCTTTTGTAGGAAGATACGTAAAACGAGTAGGCGTACGCCGCTTCAACTTTATCGGCTGCGGCTTGATTCTCTTTGCATGGTTGTTGTTCTTCGTCGGCGAAAACACCTTTGTCGGCATCATCGCCGGAATCATCATCATCGACATAGGAATGCAATGTATTCAGCTAAGTAACCAGACAAGTATCTTCGAACTGAATCCGCGTGCTTCGAACCGCATTAATACAGTTTTCATGACTACTTACTTTATCGGTGGTTCTATGGGAACATTTCTGGCAGGCAGCTTCTGGCAACTATATGGCTGGCACGGAGTTATCAGTATCGGAGTCGTTTTAACCGGGATTTCTTTATTAATTACGATTTTCTACAAGAAATGA